From one Melospiza melodia melodia isolate bMelMel2 chromosome 6, bMelMel2.pri, whole genome shotgun sequence genomic stretch:
- the SPTSSA gene encoding serine palmitoyltransferase small subunit A has translation MALGSAWKQMSWLYYQYLLVTALYMLEPWERTVFNSMLVSIVGMALYTGYVFMPQHIMAILHYFEIVQ, from the exons ATGGCGCTGGGCTCGGCTTGGAAGCAGATGTCGTGGCTGTACTACCAGTACCTGCTGGTCACCGCGCTCTACATGCTGGAGCCCTGGGAGCGCACCGTCTTCA ATTCCATGCTAGTTTCCATTGTTGGAATGGCACTGTACACAGGCTATGTGTTCATGCCTCAGCACATCATGGCAATATTGCACTACTTTGAAATTGTGCAGTGA